AATAACCTGGCCCCAACAACCAGCACTACGGCGCAACTAGCCATGGGTGATGCCGTAGCGGTGTGCCTGATGGAAAGGAAAGGCTTTGCTGTAGAAGACTTTGCTAAACTGCATCCGGGCGGTGCCTTGGGCAAAAAGTTGTACCTGCGTGTATCTGACCTGTGTGGTGAAAATGAGAAGCCGGCTGTACAAGCTGAACAAACGCTGAAAGAAGTGATCATGGAAATGACACGCAAACGACTAGGTGTAACAGCTGTACTAAGCACAGAAGGTAACCTGCTGGGTGTAATTACCGATGGTGATTTACGGCGGATGCTTGAAAAAACCGATAATATTGAGGAAATTAAAGCAAAAGATATCATGACCACACATCCTAAAATCATTGCCTCCAGCGAAATGGCGGTAAATGCATTGGATGTGATGCGCCAAAATTCTATTACCCAATTAATTGTAGCCGACGACAATACTTATAAAGGAGTAATCCATTTACATGATCTTGTTAAAGAAGGCCTGATATAAAACTAAATATGACTGAACAATTGACCAAGCACAATCAACATA
This genomic interval from Flavisolibacter tropicus contains the following:
- a CDS encoding KpsF/GutQ family sugar-phosphate isomerase, whose product is MKNESSIIKAARRTIEMEAAALSNLSSLLDAQFEECINTLAVCTGRIVISGIGKSAIIAQKIVATLNSTGTPSIFLHAADAIHGDLGMVQSDDVVIIISKSGESPEIKVLLPLIKNFGNKVIGMVGNMSSFLALKADYILNTTVEQEACPNNLAPTTSTTAQLAMGDAVAVCLMERKGFAVEDFAKLHPGGALGKKLYLRVSDLCGENEKPAVQAEQTLKEVIMEMTRKRLGVTAVLSTEGNLLGVITDGDLRRMLEKTDNIEEIKAKDIMTTHPKIIASSEMAVNALDVMRQNSITQLIVADDNTYKGVIHLHDLVKEGLI